ATCTAAGTGTCTGCAAAACTGTAAAAACCAGCCAAATCCAATTAACTGCTGGTGTTTTATTTGGGCTAGCCAACTAATGGAGCCAATAAAATCATCCGACTTAAATTCTTTCCAAGGTTACACAAAGGACTTGGTATACCGAGGTGCCTGGGAGTGGCCCCGGATTTGCTGATTATTTTGACTAAAATGATAACAACTGGCAGGCCAGTATTGTTTGCTTTACCAACACTTTGACCCTCCAGCAAACAAGCTTTTAGTGTTATCTAATCACAAAGGATCGTCTCACCCGGAGTGAAAAAGGTCGGTCAAGAAACATGAGCAAACAAAGGAATGCTTTTATCATCACTCACCTGGCCGTGTATATAGGTCTTCTTGCCCCAGCCTTGGCAGAAGGATGATGCAAGAGGTAAGGTACAGCTGACATGCATCGGTAAATATGGCTGCAGATAGTACCAGAATCTAAAAACGCTAAAAATAATCAATACACATAATTACCATAAAGAAATCGAGAGCGAATCAGAGGAAATCGTATGATCATAGCAGAAGAGAGCTAATAGCGGGATTGACATGCTTAGTCAATTACATAATTGCAGGTATTGCCAACAGGCATCTGCTGTGTAGTCAGTCCAACATTTCTCACTTATCTCTCAGAATGCAAGTCATCACTAATGATATATAGCCACTATCCTCAATGGATCATTACCTTTCCTCGTTGGCATCAAACTCTCTTGATCCATTCACTTCATACACCCAGCCAGGAGCAAAGAGAGCTATGGACAGCTGAGCCTTCCTAGCGAGTGCGAGGGCCTGTCAATAAATCAAGTTAATTTTctcattttctcaataattggTGGAAGTAAATTGGTCAATCTGATATGGCTTATTAGGTGCCCTGGACGGTGTTTCGCAACATATATATTACCTCTTTAGTGTTGTAGCCTCCTCCACCAATCATGCCTCGACCAAACACATCTATACCAACAAAGACGTCCTGCAATCTTTCTCCGCTGTTCCTTGCAGAATTGACGAGGTTCTCTGCCGTCCATGTGTAGTTAAGGAAGATGGCGTCGCACTCATCAAAAAAGATGCTGAAATAAATAGAATACCCCAGTTTAGAAATGATTGCGTAGAGTCAGGCCAGCAGCCAAACAGCCACATTCCACAACTGCTTGTGCAACaccaaagagaagacaattaccTGTTCAGTTCATTCAACTCATTCTGCCAGGTGAGGTCACCTTGAACAGTGACACTGTCATACCAGATGACCTGAGAGCCAGGTATAGCTAGATGCATCCGTTGTGTTAGCAGCCTCAAAAACAGCACAAGGTTTCCTATCTGATCAGCCTAAAACAGGGATGTAAACAACAtgtatacatattgtacttaGATGATAAAGAGAACACGTGTATTCTACATGTGTTTTTACTACTATGTTTGCAGCTCGTTACAGACAAATTGCGTAACGCGAGTGTAGTTCAAAGAGCACTACGCCAAGCACAAGAATTAACCAAAGGGCACCCGATAAGGCGCTAGGGTACGCGCACGTGGTAACCTACCCTTATCTCATTCTCTATGTTGATAAGCCATCCATCCATCGAGTGGTGGACAGCGATGTTGACCATCTGGTCCACAAATTGTTCTAAGACTGAGATGTCACCGAGGAGGTAAGCACATTTTTCCTGTCCATCCTCCCACTCGGTGATGAATGTACCGAGGACTGGCACTCCATGCTTGTGGGCAGCATTGATCCAGCACGGCGGAGGAATAGTAATCATATGATGGCTAAAGTACACGAATGTGTCAAGGAGGTGCCAGTGGTAGAATCTGTAGGCATCATACTTTTCCGAGCCCTGGACGAACCTGGAGAATACAAATCATGAGCGTGAAGTAAAATCCTTGAGATAATATTAGCCCATCGTCACGCTTGAGCTCTGACATTGCGTTATTGTTATGACAATCAGATGATTCGCATGCCACTAGATTTACACTCTACTACTGAGAGGTGATGAGGCAGAGGCCAACCTACGCTACGCGGCTGACTCACTCAGCAACAGTAACTTTAAATAGCATGGGTCAGTCATTATCGAAGCTGTGTCAGCTTCGATAATGGCCTACGCCTTAGACCAATATCGGAGTTAGGAAAGCATCAGGTTGCTAGCGCATTTCCAATAGCTGACCTTTTGTAACTGGCTACTGAATGGTGTAAGGCTTACAATGAAACCTGAGCATTTCTAGTGTTTAACTATTGATTGATGCCAATGAAGCTTACGTAGTTGCATAATATACAGCAATGAAAGTATTGATTTATTTCTTAAGAGCCATTCATTCCCTCCGGCAGCTGATGCAATTAACGCAACAAGCTAGTGTTCGATATCCCAGGGGCATCGCTCCACAACTTGTCATCGCAGGAGATTGACTAGATGGTCTCTAGCCAAAATACAGCAGCATCAAGAACTCCTTACCTTCTATGTGCCATGTCAGAAACTGTTCAAAGATGGCGATTTGACAGGTTTAACAGTGCTAATGATGCTAGAAAATTTCCAAAATAGAATAGCTAAAGAAATGTTGTATACCTGTCTTCCAGGTAGCCTCCATTCATATCATGACAAGCTAAAGTTTTCGGTCTGTTCTCCAATCGTTGAGTAGGCTCAAGGGGGGCAACCCCGACAAAGTAGTCATCAGATGGTTGCCATCCAAAGACTTCGTCCAGAGAGTTTATGGGAGTTGCACAAGGAGATCTCGCATCAGCAGTGTTATGTAGCATCTTGGTATCTATTTGTCATACGATGCCAAGCAATATGCATTGAAATATCTCAACTCTCTGCTATCAGTGTTGTCAGCCAAACCTAAAAAAGAGAATTATTAGCGTGAATCGCTGCCATAGAGCACCTAGCCCTCCCACCCCGTTACGCTACCCTTCCTAGCTAAGACGTTAGCGTTACCTACCACATACCTACCGTACCATAAATCAGGTTAGCCATAGCTTAGTTTGCAGAATCTTTGGAAAACACGGTCATTGATGACAGGCATCCGCAACAAATCAGCGGCAAATAAGTCCAAATCGATGAGATGATTAAACTGGTGCATTGCACACTTGTACAATTCCTGCAATTAGGGGATAGAAAATCATTTCGTGCTTACCACCTACTGGGTGGTTGGTCGTGGACGTTCCACTCTGGGGCAAATCCGTTTGGATTCCATCAAGCTAGTGCTAAGTCAGCGAAAGCCACACACAGCTTTAGTGATTAATCAAGCCGTGATAAGTCTACTAAAGTATATTTCGTTGGTGTTCAACTTACCTCTAATGGTTGCAGAGTTGGTTCAGCTTGTTGCTTGTATTTCAGTGCTGCGAACGCTTTGTTCCTTTATCTAGAGTATCGGAGAGTTCGTACTAAAAGATGATTATAACAATGGTCTTTCGCGCTCCTTCGGTATCAAACGGAATGACATCGGTTTGTTATGAATCGTTTATATACGTACACGATTGACCAATCACGAACACCGCACCGCATGACACCATCTCTCGCGCTTGGGAAATCACCCGACTAACAGCTGTTGAACTCCGAGAATTGCTTGGTCACGCTCAGCTGAGCGTGAGCCGTAACAAGTTGTAGATGAACGAGTTTCTTTAAGAATAACACTTTGCTATTTACTTCGTAAAAGATTGCGCAATACGGTTAGCACAATTATTTAACTTTTATGCCAATGAGTTGCATAAGTGAACTAGTCACAGTGCAAAATAACAGTTAGACCACCCTAGTAAAAATATCCTATTGCAATCTTAACACGGTCATTGCTTGTGGGTGTGTACGGCTATGAGCACTTCAATGAGAATGCTTATAGATGGGTTTGTTTAGAGCTTTGCAGGTTGCGTAAAAGCTAAATCTAGTGCATCTAATGCTAAGTCAACCACAAGTTCTGATCATGCCTTACATAAACTAGGAGAAAGTTTTGGGTTTACTGCgcttaaattaatttaacaGAAACCATTCATTTGGACAGCAGATTGGTCTGAAGTTTAAAATGGTTTCAGTTAGAATGTACAAACTGGCCTTGGCTTGAAATAAATTCTTTTTGTCCTACTGATAATATATATACGacctatataatattatataatgttatataagacctatataatattataggtCTTATATTATGTACTTATATAACCTAAAGCAGACACTTACTAAGTAAACCAATCTAGCAAACACAATTTTACCTCATCAATCAACTAACAGCAGTTTTCACACATAATCACTAATGCAATGGCGCATTGAGAGATACTGGATGTTATAATGGGACTATGGGTTTAACCTACATCAAATGAAATCAGAGAAAGCCAGAAGTGGTTTTTAAATCGAAAGCAAGTTATTCACATTGAAATATAGATAGACTTCCTCAGAGTAGATTTATGGCAAATTTTAGGCATCGCTAACAAAGCGATTCATGCAAAAACATAAATCtggaaataatttaaaagaaatggaacataataataataccgAAATAATCTTCCAAAATGTTATTCATACCAACAAGATGATTAAAGCAAAGAAATGTgtttatacaaataaattgaATCCTTTGCTGCCTTTCATTTGCAGAGTTAAGTCCTGACACTTTGATCTAGCATAGCATTCCAAAAGTGCATTGGAGCAGAAGCATAACAACTACACGGATAGTAGTCCTCATGCACCATCCATTACAAACCATTCAAGTTGGTAAAGAGTGTTCAGACAATTAAAAGCATTCAAAAAAGCTTTACCTAAGACTATTTAGGATTTGAAGTAATAACTGGTTCTTCAGCTTAGTCATGCTTCCAGAATTCAGAATGCTGATTATTATAATTCGTAATAAATGTGAAGGCTGTTTATATGATGATCTGCAAAACAAATgagattttagttggttttatGCACAGCACTTTAACAATTGCCAATTACATAACAGTTGTCAaacttattaaaattaaatagcgAAGTTGATAATTTTCTCTAAAACATCATGCAGAGACTGTTGTGTTTTTTGAATAATATGCTTTTAGATTTGTGCTTCTAAACTTTTGGCTCAATGCGGTAGATAGTTTTGCTTTGacatagtttatataactaGTACTTTTAATTATCAAATAGCATTGAACTGACCTTGCACCATGTTTTTATAATACTGTAGTTCTTAATCAACTTGCTATTGTGCAAGCATTGGTAGAGGCGATGTTGGAAAACGAAACTCCTCACGCTAACTCGGACCAGGGTAACTTTGGTTAGTCGCgcaataatataaaacaatgattgtgtcaaaaaaaacaaattagttttaatttttattgttgtctatttatagaaatgTTTTGAGAAAATTATTATGGCTACGATTTGTTTTACTATTAATCATTAAATCGTtgattgatttgtatttagcgCGCGCGTGAATAAAACTTGCGTAAAAAGTTTACCGCGAATGCTGAAGCTATCCTAAAATCGATTGAGACTACGCAATCCATAAGCGAGAACGCAGGCAACGACCTCGTTTTAGTTTAAAAACCTAAAACTAGTGTGAAACTAGTACAGCAACCCTTTACTACTAATGTTTTACTAATATTAACGCTATGTCATTCAGCACTACCAGACTCGCTGTTTTGCTTGCAACTTTTTACCATACTTTGGTCACGACCACGATTTTATgaaatataaagatatattttgaTGAAAAGATAGTACGAGGTGAATTGTTTTGTAGTTTACAAACATACACTTATTAATGCAAGGCTTATAAGCGACTAAAT
The genomic region above belongs to Watersipora subatra chromosome 1, tzWatSuba1.1, whole genome shotgun sequence and contains:
- the LOC137395171 gene encoding cytosolic endo-beta-N-acetylglucosaminidase-like isoform X3, with amino-acid sequence MLHNTADARSPCATPINSLDEVFGWQPSDDYFVGVAPLEPTQRLENRPKTLACHDMNGGYLEDRFVQGSEKYDAYRFYHWHLLDTFVYFSHHMITIPPPCWINAAHKHGVPVLGTFITEWEDGQEKCAYLLGDISVLEQFVDQMVNIAVHHSMDGWLINIENEIRADQIGNLVLFLRLLTQRMHLAIPGSQVIWYDSVTVQGDLTWQNELNELNSIFFDECDAIFLNYTWTAENLVNSARNSGERLQDVFVGIDVFGRGMIGGGGYNTKEALALARKAQLSIALFAPGWVYEVNGSREFDANEESVFRFWYYLQPYLPMHVSCTLPLASSFCQGWGKKTYIHGQAISDQPWSNLSMQQPQPTLTHSDMGHNPHQKYKWLHLEDGFMGGGAMRFVGRLPSSGKALTYSLFDTAIPMETSVYVRYTVKQMHMEKGAKLFLYLILNKDENEERILLPEEQAITDVYMDLPTDITIQCMDDADVPVSLKSPVATSRALDQWQSRVYFISSDLLKGKSLDEVGLLAYTENKEALMLNALVGNVQVLSSSDASLRPVSVSDVTCDDLTSNNLSTTSHLMTDEDKTGKSLSLRLQWCQPDIDADITSYHIWCNANDTENRWLGSTYCNKFYISNLPVDEDKGILQFTIQVQYKSGVIENIKHAGRYVFTY
- the LOC137395171 gene encoding cytosolic endo-beta-N-acetylglucosaminidase-like isoform X2 — encoded protein: MLHNTADARSPCATPINSLDEVFGWQPSDDYFVGVAPLEPTQRLENRPKTLACHDMNGGYLEDRFVQGSEKYDAYRFYHWHLLDTFVYFSHHMITIPPPCWINAAHKHGVPVLGTFITEWEDGQEKCAYLLGDISVLEQFVDQMVNIAVHHSMDGWLINIENEIRADQIGNLVLFLRLLTQRMHLAIPGSQVIWYDSVTVQGDLTWQNELNELNSIFFDECDAIFLNYTWTAENLVNSARNSGERLQDVFVGIDVFGRGMIGGGGYNTKEALALARKAQLSIALFAPGWVYEVNGSREFDANEERFWYYLQPYLPMHVSCTLPLASSFCQGWGKKTYIHGQAISDQPWSNLSMQQPQPTLTHSDMGHNPHQKYKWLHLEDGFMGGGAMRFVGRLPSSGKALTYSLFDTAIPMETSVYVRYTVKQMHMEKGAKLFLYLILNKEDENEERILLPEEQAITDVYMDLPTDITIQCMDDADVPVSLKSPVATSRALDQWQSRVYFISSDLLKGKSLDEVGLLAYTENKEALMLNALVGNVQVLSSSDASLRPVSVSDVTCDDLTSNNLSTTSHLMTDEDKTGKSLSLRLQWCQPDIDADITSYHIWCNANDTENRWLGSTYCNKFYISNLPVDEDKGILQFTIQVQYKSGVIENIKHAGRYVFTY
- the LOC137395171 gene encoding cytosolic endo-beta-N-acetylglucosaminidase-like isoform X1; its protein translation is MLHNTADARSPCATPINSLDEVFGWQPSDDYFVGVAPLEPTQRLENRPKTLACHDMNGGYLEDRFVQGSEKYDAYRFYHWHLLDTFVYFSHHMITIPPPCWINAAHKHGVPVLGTFITEWEDGQEKCAYLLGDISVLEQFVDQMVNIAVHHSMDGWLINIENEIRADQIGNLVLFLRLLTQRMHLAIPGSQVIWYDSVTVQGDLTWQNELNELNSIFFDECDAIFLNYTWTAENLVNSARNSGERLQDVFVGIDVFGRGMIGGGGYNTKEALALARKAQLSIALFAPGWVYEVNGSREFDANEESVFRFWYYLQPYLPMHVSCTLPLASSFCQGWGKKTYIHGQAISDQPWSNLSMQQPQPTLTHSDMGHNPHQKYKWLHLEDGFMGGGAMRFVGRLPSSGKALTYSLFDTAIPMETSVYVRYTVKQMHMEKGAKLFLYLILNKEDENEERILLPEEQAITDVYMDLPTDITIQCMDDADVPVSLKSPVATSRALDQWQSRVYFISSDLLKGKSLDEVGLLAYTENKEALMLNALVGNVQVLSSSDASLRPVSVSDVTCDDLTSNNLSTTSHLMTDEDKTGKSLSLRLQWCQPDIDADITSYHIWCNANDTENRWLGSTYCNKFYISNLPVDEDKGILQFTIQVQYKSGVIENIKHAGRYVFTY